The following coding sequences are from one Bacteroidales bacterium window:
- a CDS encoding SocA family protein, producing MSTQEEKIQETIHVLLYIIHKVGGQADFHKIFKILYFADKKHLANFGRFISGDKYIAMKDGPVPSIAYDILKALREEGFLSNFKKEMESYFELMSDYKVKAKREPDLDELSQSEIDCINESIEKNAELKFSRLKNKSHDSAWKKVIRDCEMNIKDIAEAEGANKYMIEYINEKIENQNADFE from the coding sequence ATGAGTACCCAGGAAGAAAAAATTCAAGAAACAATTCACGTATTACTTTATATTATTCATAAAGTTGGTGGGCAAGCTGATTTCCACAAAATATTTAAGATACTATATTTCGCGGACAAAAAGCATCTTGCAAATTTTGGCAGGTTCATTAGTGGAGACAAATATATCGCCATGAAGGATGGGCCTGTCCCATCAATAGCTTATGATATTTTAAAAGCACTTAGAGAAGAAGGTTTCTTGTCTAACTTCAAGAAAGAAATGGAATCCTATTTTGAGTTGATGTCAGATTATAAAGTAAAGGCTAAAAGGGAGCCTGATTTAGATGAACTTTCACAATCTGAGATAGATTGTATTAATGAATCTATTGAAAAAAATGCAGAATTAAAATTTAGTAGATTAAAAAATAAGTCTCATGATTCAGCTTGGAAAAAGGTTATACGAGATTGTGAGATGAATATAAAAGATATTGCTGAAGCAGAAGGGGCAAATAAATATATGATAGAGTATATTAATGAAAAAATAGAGAACCAAAATGCAGACTTCGAATGA